In Heyndrickxia vini, the sequence CGATGATAAAACTCGTTCGTCCATCCATTACTTTTAATAGTGCATCTTGAATATGAAGCTCTGTTCTTGTATCAATACTGCTAGTTGCTTCATCTAAAATAAGTAGGGAAGGCTTAGCCAGCATAACACGTGCAATAGCCAGTAATTGCCTCTGTCCTTGACTTAAGTTTCCACCGTTTTCCGAAAGCATCGTATCATACTGATTCGGTAGTTTTTTAATAAAGAGATCAGCATTCGCCATTCTTGCCGCCGCTTTCACTTCTTCATCTGTTGCATCCGGTTTTCCGTATTTAATATTCTCTTTAATTGATCCTGAGAATAAATACGTATCTTGCAACACAATCCCAAAGCACTTCCGCAAACTATCCCTTGTATACTCCTTTATATCCCTTCCATCAAGGTAAATACGCCCTTCTGTTACATCATAGAAACGTGTTAACAAGTTGATAATCGTTGTTTTCCCCGCACCTGTTGGTCCGACAAGTGCTGTGCTGCTGCCGATTTCTGCCTCAAAGCTAATATTTTTTATTATCGGAACATCACGGCGGTACCCAAATGACACATTTTCAAAAATCACATTGCCTCTTGGTTGTGTTAATTCAATTGCCCCATCCTGATCAGGGGCTTCCTCGTTTTCATCTAAAATTTCAAACACGCGCTCCGCACCCGCTACACCGGACTGAAGGATATTAAAAATATTTGCCAAGTCATTCAAAGGCCGGCCAAATTGTCTGGAGTAAGTGAGAAAGCTTGCAATAACACCTATGGTAATTAAGCTTTTTACAACAAGGAGCCCACCTACAATTGCGACAACGGCAAAACCTAAGTTACTTATCACGTTCATAAGCGGCATTAAAAAGCCCGACCAAATTTGTGCTTTTAACCCAACTTGCTTTAATTTCGTGTTCACTTCTTCAAATTCCTCAATAGCTTTATCCTCATGATTAAATGCTTTCACTACTTGGATTCCGGAAATTGTTTCTTCAATATGACCATTCAACTTGCCGAGCTGAATTTGTTGGTTTTTAAACAAAACTCGTGTCTTCTTAGCGATGGTTCTCGTAAGCAAGAAGACAAGCGGGACAGTGATTAATGTCGCTAACGTAAGAATTGGACTAAGTATAAACATCATGATTAACGAACCAA encodes:
- a CDS encoding ABC transporter ATP-binding protein; amino-acid sequence: MSAEKKNTVPQSNPIPRPSGGMRGHGGRGAPVVKPKNFKGTVKRLWHYFGNERKMLSIIFLFILIDSLITLSAPYLIGKSIDAMTIGGKVDFNLLEVLIFVLLIAYIADALLTFLQSWLMAGVSQRIVKRLRSSLFKKLQKLPVSFFDTRTHGELMSRLSNDIDNVSNTISQSTTQLMSGGIILFGSLIMMFILSPILTLATLITVPLVFLLTRTIAKKTRVLFKNQQIQLGKLNGHIEETISGIQVVKAFNHEDKAIEEFEEVNTKLKQVGLKAQIWSGFLMPLMNVISNLGFAVVAIVGGLLVVKSLITIGVIASFLTYSRQFGRPLNDLANIFNILQSGVAGAERVFEILDENEEAPDQDGAIELTQPRGNVIFENVSFGYRRDVPIIKNISFEAEIGSSTALVGPTGAGKTTIINLLTRFYDVTEGRIYLDGRDIKEYTRDSLRKCFGIVLQDTYLFSGSIKENIKYGKPDATDEEVKAAARMANADLFIKKLPNQYDTMLSENGGNLSQGQRQLLAIARVMLAKPSLLILDEATSSIDTRTELHIQDALLKVMDGRTSFIIAHRLNTIREADTIMVIDHGKIVEKGSHDELIGKQGVYYHMFFNQSSLQQQT